A region of Vitis riparia cultivar Riparia Gloire de Montpellier isolate 1030 chromosome 1, EGFV_Vit.rip_1.0, whole genome shotgun sequence DNA encodes the following proteins:
- the LOC117923688 gene encoding transcription factor MYB26-like, with the protein MGHHCCSKQKVKRGLWSPEEDEKLIRYITTNGHGCWSSVPKLAGLQRCGKSCRLRWINYLRPDLKRGSFSAQEERTIIDVHRIVGNKWAQIAKYLPGRTDNEVKNFWNSCIKKKLIAQGLDPNTHHLLLPIDQINNNNNNTNACTLSHIHQQPTALVFSSNTQMIKDAKMDMKSPFMTLPPLPPPPDTSNSIHPPSLHGISAIPPFEFLNPNYVWMTTVSDQNQHAVMELVNRSSMGRSTPIGPYQINPSGFEVLEENYMRDTIASLETRKQLEGVQQQQQQQEEEDKVCEGKADNSKELRNGENIDNSFDSCSFDLELEYSGLLPCGTGMYCSSTSSSCIDQLTWGDC; encoded by the exons ATGGGTCATCATTGCTGCAGCAAACAGAAAGTCAAGAGAGGGCTATGGTCCCCTGAAGAAGATGAGAAGCTAATCAGATACATCACAACTAATGGCCATGGTTGTTGGAGCTCTGTTCCAAAACTAGCAG GCTTGCAGAGGTGTGGAAAGAGTTGCAGATTAAGATGGATAAACTACCTGAGACCGGATCTCAAAAGGGGTTCTTTTTCTGCACAAGAAGAAAGAACGATCATTGATGTTCATAGAATTGTAGGCAACAAATGGGCTCAGATAGCCAAGTATTTGCCAGGTAGAACTGACAATGAGGTGAAGAACTTTTGGAACTCATGCATCAAGAAAAAGCTTATTGCACAAGGGTTAGATCCCAACACTCACCATCTCCTCCTTCCTATTGACCAGattaacaataacaataacaacacCAACGCATGCACTCTCTCACATATCCATCAACAACCCACTGCTTTAGTATTTTCTTCAAATACACAGATGATCAAAGATGCTAAAATGGACATGAAATCTCCTTTTATGACATTACCTCCACTTCCTCCTCCTCCTGACACTAGTAATTCTATCCATCCTCCCTCATTGCACGGAATCTCAGCCATCCCTCCCTTTGAATTCCTAAACCCTAACTATGTTTGGATGACAACTGTTAGCGATCAAAACCAGCATGCTGTGATGGAGTTGGTGAACCGATCCTCAATGGGTCGAAGTACTCCAATCGGGCCTTATCAGATAAATCCATCTGGGTTTGAGGTCCTGGAAGAGAATTATATGCGGGACACCATAGCCAGCCTTGAAACCAGAAAGCAATTAGAAGGAGtgcaacagcagcagcagcagcaggaGGAGGAGGACAAGGTTTGTGAAGGGAAAGCAGATAATTCCAAGGAATTGAGAAATGGTGAGAACATAGACAATTCATTTGACAGCTGTAGCTTTGATCTTGAGTTGGAGTACTCGGGGCTCTTGCCTTGTGGGACTGGAATGTATTGTAGCAGTACTAGTTCAAGTTGTATCGATCAACTTACATGGGGGGATTGTTAG